The Aureispira anguillae genome contains a region encoding:
- a CDS encoding PorP/SprF family type IX secretion system membrane protein, producing the protein MKNFIIICIGFLFLCHEANAQQDPLFAQYNSNAFLINPAVAGSKGNHSFSLFHRWQWVRFPGAPQTFGLTYQGILTKKSVDKTFLALGALVFGDVTGPSSRWGGKVSLASHIRLAEKVRLSVGLSGRLAHNIIRTDMIHLIDPNDQAVTNGDRGVTSADMELGIFLYTKNLSIGFAAPNLIQTKIDYGNSANGRDPIGHGYRHYFLTAAYKFRLPEKKMIIEPSLMVKYVQGSLPQFDGGIMVHVLDEQMAFGLFYRSPAFLSFQCKFLFDKKVPVLLGFDIALNTFQQHSLGSTELMIGYEFPSSDLFAPKQASDEPDGTL; encoded by the coding sequence ATGAAAAATTTCATTATAATATGTATTGGCTTCCTATTTCTTTGTCATGAAGCAAATGCACAACAAGACCCATTGTTTGCCCAATACAATAGCAATGCGTTCTTAATAAATCCTGCCGTTGCGGGCTCAAAAGGCAATCATTCTTTCAGTCTGTTCCATCGTTGGCAATGGGTTCGTTTTCCTGGTGCCCCACAAACCTTTGGTTTGACTTACCAAGGAATTTTGACTAAAAAAAGCGTTGACAAAACATTTTTAGCATTAGGTGCTTTGGTATTTGGAGATGTTACAGGGCCTAGCTCCCGTTGGGGTGGAAAAGTATCTTTAGCGTCTCACATTCGTTTGGCGGAGAAAGTGCGTTTATCGGTTGGTCTTTCAGGACGTTTAGCGCACAACATTATCCGTACAGATATGATCCATTTAATTGATCCCAACGACCAAGCTGTCACCAATGGCGATCGAGGCGTTACTAGTGCCGATATGGAACTTGGTATATTTCTTTATACCAAAAACTTATCCATTGGTTTTGCTGCTCCTAACTTAATTCAAACAAAAATTGATTATGGAAATAGTGCCAATGGTAGAGATCCTATTGGGCATGGCTATCGTCATTATTTCTTGACTGCGGCGTACAAGTTTAGATTACCAGAAAAGAAAATGATTATTGAACCTTCTCTGATGGTAAAATACGTTCAAGGTTCTCTGCCTCAATTTGATGGTGGTATAATGGTGCATGTATTAGACGAACAAATGGCGTTTGGCTTGTTTTACCGCTCGCCAGCTTTCCTTTCTTTTCAATGCAAATTCTTATTTGACAAAAAAGTTCCTGTATTGCTAGGTTTTGATATTGCATTAAATACCTTTCAACAACATAGCCTAGGCTCTACAGAGTTGATGATTGGTTATGAATTTCCTAGTAGCGACTTATTTGCTCCTAAACAAGCCTCTGATGAACCAGATGGAACCTTGTAA
- a CDS encoding T9SS type A sorting domain-containing protein — translation MKSFFILLNLFATLPFLAQPTLQPSIGIGALPNDNDTICAFPTFTGNFDAVGYAIGDTVPDFTLYTTNGTPVNLQTVLAQGKPVLLIGGNLTCPVFRNKIATINNMATIYNGLLEIYIIYGMEAHPTSPSPYSGTIWITNSNQQAGILHPQPTTYGARKALIDTLLTTETILPPILVDGVCNEWLSHFGPAPNNAYLIDTTGVVYEKQGWFHKLPDDMYCEIDSLLGTTNGLCNATGNNGLFTFAYVNDTIEYGAAGTILGVEATLNNVSATDNVVIDIIRRFVNVPQNWQTAICVDICLPPTTDTTQVTIPPGMTQDFTFYFYTAPTIDSFGFAQLGFKNVNNNQNKFLRYFWAETGKTTSSPKVSSAENDLLFYPNPSSGIVYWTGTKTVEGSIQIIDSKGVKVKHFTPKVWQDQQILNLSMLPRGLYFLQLSSKKGQITKKIILR, via the coding sequence ATGAAATCATTTTTTATTCTTCTAAATTTATTCGCAACGCTCCCCTTCCTAGCTCAACCAACACTACAACCTAGCATTGGAATTGGAGCTTTGCCCAATGATAACGATACCATCTGTGCGTTTCCTACCTTTACTGGAAATTTTGATGCAGTGGGGTATGCCATTGGTGATACCGTTCCTGATTTTACCTTATATACAACAAATGGAACCCCTGTTAATTTACAAACGGTTTTAGCTCAGGGCAAACCCGTCTTGTTGATTGGTGGAAATTTGACTTGCCCAGTCTTTCGCAACAAAATAGCAACCATTAATAATATGGCTACTATCTATAATGGGCTACTAGAAATTTATATTATCTATGGAATGGAGGCTCATCCTACAAGCCCTAGCCCCTATAGTGGCACTATATGGATTACCAATTCAAACCAACAAGCAGGTATATTACACCCTCAACCCACAACTTATGGAGCACGTAAGGCACTTATTGATACGCTTTTGACAACTGAAACAATCCTTCCTCCTATTTTGGTAGATGGAGTTTGCAACGAATGGCTAAGCCATTTCGGTCCTGCCCCTAACAATGCTTATTTGATTGATACAACAGGCGTTGTTTATGAGAAACAAGGCTGGTTTCACAAATTACCAGATGATATGTATTGCGAAATTGATAGCCTCTTGGGTACAACAAATGGATTGTGTAATGCCACAGGCAATAATGGTTTATTTACCTTCGCTTATGTTAACGATACCATTGAGTATGGTGCAGCAGGAACTATCCTTGGTGTAGAAGCTACTCTAAACAATGTCTCAGCAACAGATAACGTTGTCATTGATATTATTCGGAGGTTCGTTAATGTACCCCAAAATTGGCAAACAGCAATATGTGTAGACATTTGCTTGCCACCTACAACCGATACTACTCAGGTCACTATCCCCCCAGGAATGACCCAAGATTTCACTTTTTACTTTTATACGGCCCCTACCATCGATAGTTTTGGCTTTGCTCAACTTGGGTTCAAAAATGTCAATAATAATCAAAATAAGTTCCTTCGTTATTTTTGGGCTGAGACAGGCAAAACAACTTCCTCTCCAAAAGTAAGCTCAGCAGAGAACGATCTTCTTTTTTATCCCAACCCTTCATCGGGAATTGTTTATTGGACAGGAACAAAAACCGTTGAAGGAAGCATCCAAATCATAGATTCCAAGGGCGTAAAAGTCAAGCATTTTACGCCTAAAGTTTGGCAAGACCAACAGATACTCAATTTAAGTATGCTTCCTAGAGGCTTGTATTTCCTCCAATTATCCAGTAAAAAAGGTCAAATAACAAAAAAAATAATACTTCGATAG
- a CDS encoding pyridoxamine 5'-phosphate oxidase family protein, translating to MGKQLESLTTNLTEFIRQQKMFFVGTAMKEGRVNISPKGMDTFRVLGANRIVWLNLTGSGNETATHLLDSSRMTIMFCAFEGKPLILRLYGTAKAYHERDKEFHEHIDLFPEDVGSRQIIVMEIDLVQTSCGYGIPFMDYKEERTILKTWAEKKGKQKIEAYWKEKNSISLDGHATGIVE from the coding sequence ATGGGGAAACAATTAGAAAGTTTAACAACGAATTTAACGGAATTTATTCGCCAGCAAAAAATGTTTTTTGTCGGTACAGCAATGAAAGAAGGACGTGTCAATATCTCTCCCAAGGGAATGGATACGTTTAGAGTTTTGGGGGCGAATCGAATCGTGTGGTTGAATTTAACAGGAAGTGGCAATGAGACCGCTACCCATTTATTGGATAGTAGCCGAATGACGATTATGTTCTGTGCTTTTGAGGGCAAGCCATTAATTTTGCGTTTATATGGAACAGCCAAGGCTTATCATGAGCGAGACAAAGAATTTCACGAGCATATTGATCTATTCCCTGAGGATGTTGGTAGTCGTCAAATTATTGTAATGGAGATTGATTTGGTGCAAACTTCTTGTGGGTATGGAATACCTTTTATGGATTATAAGGAAGAACGAACCATTCTGAAAACTTGGGCTGAAAAGAAAGGTAAGCAAAAAATTGAGGCTTATTGGAAAGAAAAAAACAGCATTAGCTTAGATGGACATGCTACTGGAATTGTAGAGTAA
- a CDS encoding glycosyltransferase family 2 protein, whose translation MMTLPLISILMPVKNTAPFLVECLDSILAQTYSNWELIAVNDHSTDASLAILQQYAKDYPQIVVLNNQERGIIPALRLAYSHSKGQLITRMDSDDIMPVFKLERLSTSLLSRGMGHLATGLVEYFSAETLGNGYQRYAQWLNGLSSTGENFKELYKECVIPSPCWMIYRTDLERCNAFNLDRYPEDYDLCFRFYEAGLICIPTTEVLHHWRDSQGRTSRHDPNYADNNFLAIKIHYFLKLSNNNKRPLVLWGAGKKGKCIAQMLTNAKVPFTWICNNKNKIGKDIYQQRLYPTSHLSTLIQPQIIVAIAEPIAQKTIKESFSKQGLTSMKDFFFFC comes from the coding sequence ATGATGACATTGCCCCTGATTAGCATCCTTATGCCCGTTAAAAACACGGCTCCGTTCTTAGTTGAATGCCTAGATTCTATTCTTGCGCAAACCTATTCCAATTGGGAATTAATTGCTGTTAACGATCATTCTACTGATGCTAGCTTAGCTATACTACAACAATATGCCAAAGATTATCCACAGATTGTTGTCCTTAATAATCAAGAACGAGGAATCATCCCTGCGCTCCGTTTGGCTTATTCTCACTCCAAAGGACAATTGATTACTCGAATGGACTCGGACGACATAATGCCTGTTTTTAAATTAGAGCGTCTAAGTACTTCCTTACTTAGTAGAGGAATGGGGCATTTAGCAACGGGTTTAGTAGAGTATTTTAGTGCCGAAACGCTTGGCAATGGCTATCAACGTTATGCGCAATGGCTGAATGGGCTCAGTAGTACAGGAGAAAATTTTAAAGAACTGTATAAAGAATGTGTGATTCCCTCCCCTTGTTGGATGATTTATCGAACTGATTTAGAACGCTGCAATGCTTTTAATTTGGATCGTTATCCAGAGGATTATGATTTGTGTTTTCGTTTTTATGAAGCGGGGTTAATTTGTATCCCAACAACTGAAGTTTTACATCACTGGAGAGATTCGCAAGGTAGAACTTCTAGGCATGATCCCAATTATGCGGACAATAATTTTTTAGCAATCAAAATTCATTATTTTCTAAAATTAAGCAACAACAACAAGCGCCCTTTAGTGCTTTGGGGGGCAGGAAAAAAAGGAAAATGCATTGCCCAAATGCTTACCAATGCCAAGGTGCCTTTTACTTGGATTTGCAATAATAAAAACAAAATTGGCAAAGATATTTATCAACAACGCCTCTATCCGACCTCCCATCTTTCAACCTTAATTCAGCCGCAAATTATTGTAGCGATAGCAGAACCTATTGCTCAAAAAACAATCAAAGAATCATTTAGCAAACAAGGCTTAACAAGCATGAAAGATTTTTTCTTTTTTTGCTAA
- a CDS encoding protein kinase domain-containing protein, producing the protein MKVRNTTTSEILQLASTPFARGGEGLLYRVVAPKGYAAIVAKIYHPPKRTKERWNKLRYLVQNPPVFENKEQAMLISWPIALLEKKQAFMGFLMPFANGELLEVLATTKLPQYLSEEWQRFKLGTIQASKLRQKVCFNIAVALYHIHKTGHYVMVDLKPDNILIQQNGLVSLVDMDSVEIVNGNQTLFAAAMATPEFAPPEFHQLTKRTQAIPISWDQFSIAIIFYKVLLGIHPFAATTQGKYETAVGLGQKVKHGLYVHNKVYQDYFDTIPFPHAAFYQLPTVLQYLFNRCFIQGIQRLGARPTAEDWCLALGEEKEEAEAPTYFIPMDGLTLETPALEIASNSIFVHSFEATFGATISKQSSQLIDKIKEEQRSWKKLIGKSLLGVAALGTVVFLGIKYYFVLPIVFIAALLLWYNQRKQKRQDPTPIFLPTTLHVATKWKPLLNEKIQLLFEGYQNQKKAYQQLISSFYQTSGELQKKWEENTKVYKKKCRQLNQEKWQKNVAITQERNQQPLWKQFVGRTSEEKQRFLKKKYLPSCLQNLADEQQQKIKTIDAEHQAIWQDLEYKFYEELDLISKNVSFQRVKAKKEAEDRFVEARQKIIDAIQAQKKETNQYYEAQQKIIKDSVHNYCEQLDAIESLALNKKMLLNQRLDLKYKTLLSEMELEQMALKKALTTLEKDFDTKYEQLLEPLQIMLKKLGLVMNLEQ; encoded by the coding sequence ATGAAAGTTAGAAACACCACTACTAGTGAAATTTTGCAATTGGCATCGACTCCTTTTGCCAGAGGGGGCGAAGGTTTGCTCTATAGAGTTGTTGCTCCTAAAGGATATGCAGCTATTGTTGCTAAAATATATCATCCTCCAAAAAGAACAAAAGAACGATGGAACAAGTTGCGTTATTTGGTTCAAAATCCTCCTGTATTTGAAAATAAAGAACAAGCCATGCTGATAAGCTGGCCCATTGCTTTGTTAGAAAAAAAACAGGCATTTATGGGCTTTTTGATGCCATTTGCCAATGGCGAGTTATTAGAGGTATTGGCAACCACCAAATTACCACAATACCTGTCTGAAGAATGGCAGCGTTTTAAATTAGGAACCATTCAAGCTTCAAAATTGCGCCAAAAGGTTTGTTTTAACATAGCAGTAGCACTTTATCATATCCATAAAACGGGACACTATGTAATGGTAGACCTGAAACCTGATAATATCTTAATTCAGCAAAATGGCTTGGTTTCTTTGGTTGATATGGATTCGGTTGAGATAGTGAACGGAAACCAAACTCTTTTTGCTGCTGCAATGGCTACACCAGAGTTTGCGCCGCCAGAATTTCATCAACTAACAAAAAGGACACAGGCAATCCCAATTAGTTGGGACCAGTTTAGTATCGCAATTATTTTTTATAAAGTTTTGCTAGGCATTCATCCTTTTGCAGCAACCACCCAAGGAAAATATGAAACCGCAGTAGGTTTAGGGCAAAAGGTAAAGCATGGATTGTACGTACACAATAAAGTATACCAAGATTATTTTGATACGATTCCTTTTCCACATGCTGCTTTTTATCAACTGCCCACAGTCTTACAATATTTATTTAATCGCTGTTTTATACAAGGCATTCAGCGGCTAGGGGCAAGACCAACAGCAGAAGATTGGTGTTTGGCCTTAGGAGAGGAAAAAGAGGAAGCAGAAGCGCCAACTTATTTTATCCCTATGGATGGTTTAACCTTAGAAACTCCTGCTTTGGAAATCGCCTCCAACTCTATTTTTGTGCATTCATTTGAAGCAACTTTTGGAGCAACCATTAGCAAACAGTCGTCTCAACTTATTGACAAGATCAAGGAAGAACAAAGAAGTTGGAAAAAACTAATTGGCAAATCTCTATTGGGAGTGGCAGCTTTAGGAACGGTTGTTTTTTTAGGTATAAAATATTATTTCGTCTTGCCCATTGTTTTTATTGCTGCGCTATTATTATGGTATAACCAACGAAAACAAAAGAGGCAAGATCCAACGCCTATTTTTTTGCCGACAACCCTGCATGTGGCGACTAAATGGAAACCGTTGTTAAACGAAAAAATACAACTGCTTTTTGAAGGGTATCAGAATCAAAAAAAGGCGTACCAACAACTCATTTCTTCTTTTTATCAAACGTCTGGCGAATTGCAAAAAAAATGGGAGGAAAATACGAAGGTCTACAAAAAAAAATGCAGGCAATTGAATCAAGAGAAATGGCAAAAAAATGTAGCAATCACTCAAGAACGAAATCAGCAGCCATTGTGGAAACAATTTGTCGGTAGAACATCCGAAGAAAAACAACGCTTTCTAAAGAAAAAATACTTGCCAAGCTGTTTACAAAATTTAGCAGATGAACAGCAACAAAAGATCAAAACAATTGATGCTGAACATCAAGCAATTTGGCAAGATTTGGAGTATAAATTTTATGAAGAGTTAGATCTAATTAGCAAAAACGTCTCATTTCAAAGGGTCAAGGCAAAAAAAGAAGCAGAAGATCGTTTTGTGGAAGCAAGGCAAAAAATTATTGATGCGATTCAAGCTCAAAAAAAGGAAACGAATCAATATTATGAGGCGCAACAAAAAATCATAAAAGACTCGGTACACAATTATTGTGAACAATTGGATGCGATTGAAAGCTTAGCGCTCAATAAAAAAATGCTCTTAAATCAACGGCTTGATTTGAAATATAAGACCCTATTAAGTGAAATGGAATTGGAACAAATGGCGCTTAAAAAAGCATTGACTACCTTGGAGAAAGACTTTGATACCAAGTACGAACAATTGTTAGAACCACTCCAAATAATGTTAAAAAAACTAGGATTAGTCATGAATCTAGAACAATAA
- the lpdA gene encoding dihydrolipoyl dehydrogenase, whose protein sequence is MNYDVIVIGSGPGGYVAAIRAAQLGLKTAVVERESLGGICLNWGCIPTKALLKSAQVFDYINHASDYGIETSEAKADFGAIVKRSRGVADKMSKGIKFLMSKNKIDVLMGSGKLVAGKKVAVTDDKGGSKQYGAKHIIVATGGRARQLPGIAIDGKKIIGYREAMVLPELPKKMVVMGSGAIGMEFAYFYKTLGTEVTVVEYMDAIFPREDADVSKEMKKVFKKAGMGIKTSSAVTQVDTKGKGCKVTIKHNKTGKEEVIECDVVLSAVGVVPNTENIGLESLGIKTNKHGFIEVDDFYQTNVAGIYAIGDVLATQALAHVASAEAITCVEKIAGHHPEKMDYNNIPGCTYCIPEIASVGMTEAAAKEAGYELRIGKFPFSASGKASASGANHGFVKVIFDKKYGEFLGCHMVGSNVTEMIAEAVVARKLETTGLEIIKSVHPHPTMSEAIMEAAAAAYDEVIHL, encoded by the coding sequence ATGAACTACGATGTAATTGTAATTGGAAGTGGTCCTGGTGGCTATGTTGCGGCTATTCGCGCTGCTCAATTGGGGCTCAAAACAGCTGTTGTTGAACGTGAGTCTTTAGGCGGTATTTGCTTGAACTGGGGATGTATCCCGACCAAAGCATTGCTTAAAAGTGCACAGGTATTTGACTACATCAACCATGCTTCTGATTATGGTATTGAAACGTCTGAGGCAAAAGCTGACTTTGGCGCTATTGTAAAACGCTCTCGTGGAGTAGCAGACAAAATGAGTAAAGGGATCAAGTTTTTGATGAGTAAAAACAAAATTGATGTCTTGATGGGGAGTGGTAAGTTAGTTGCTGGCAAAAAAGTAGCCGTTACCGATGACAAAGGAGGAAGCAAGCAGTATGGTGCAAAACATATTATTGTTGCAACAGGTGGTCGTGCTCGCCAATTGCCTGGAATCGCAATTGATGGTAAAAAAATAATTGGCTACCGTGAAGCTATGGTACTACCTGAACTGCCTAAGAAAATGGTGGTAATGGGTTCTGGTGCAATCGGGATGGAATTTGCTTATTTCTACAAAACACTAGGTACTGAGGTAACAGTAGTAGAATACATGGACGCTATTTTCCCTAGAGAAGATGCTGATGTTTCTAAAGAAATGAAAAAAGTATTCAAGAAAGCTGGCATGGGCATCAAAACTAGCTCTGCGGTTACTCAGGTAGATACTAAAGGAAAGGGTTGTAAAGTAACCATCAAACACAACAAAACGGGCAAAGAAGAAGTCATCGAATGTGATGTAGTATTGTCTGCTGTTGGTGTGGTTCCCAATACTGAAAATATCGGTCTAGAATCTCTAGGGATCAAAACCAACAAACACGGTTTTATTGAGGTAGATGATTTTTATCAAACCAATGTTGCTGGCATTTATGCTATTGGTGATGTATTGGCGACACAAGCTTTGGCGCACGTTGCTAGTGCAGAAGCAATTACTTGTGTTGAAAAAATTGCAGGGCATCATCCTGAAAAAATGGATTATAATAATATCCCTGGCTGTACTTACTGTATCCCAGAAATTGCTTCTGTTGGTATGACTGAAGCGGCTGCCAAAGAAGCTGGTTATGAATTAAGAATTGGTAAATTCCCATTCTCTGCTTCTGGTAAAGCAAGTGCTTCTGGCGCTAACCATGGTTTTGTAAAAGTTATTTTTGACAAAAAATATGGTGAATTCCTAGGTTGTCACATGGTGGGTTCTAATGTAACGGAAATGATTGCTGAGGCTGTTGTTGCTAGAAAACTAGAAACTACTGGTCTTGAAATCATCAAATCTGTACATCCTCATCCTACTATGAGTGAGGCAATTATGGAAGCTGCTGCTGCTGCTTATGATGAAGTAATCCATCTATAG
- a CDS encoding DUF7793 family protein codes for MQYKTKELTVTVRPDTIIEITTNPEISEYTIQGAEENVALMRKIVDKKPRSVMVWMPSAYMKKEIIKYYNEFEEDNVATALLTESFASKLIGNLFLTLRTRLVPNQKTKTNPIKIFKDPNEATEWLLEHLAKYQ; via the coding sequence ATGCAATACAAAACAAAAGAGTTAACAGTTACAGTTAGACCTGATACTATTATCGAAATTACAACCAACCCAGAAATTTCTGAATATACGATACAAGGAGCAGAAGAAAATGTAGCCCTAATGCGAAAAATTGTAGACAAAAAACCTAGGTCTGTTATGGTTTGGATGCCTAGTGCTTATATGAAAAAAGAAATTATAAAATACTATAATGAATTTGAAGAGGATAATGTAGCAACCGCCTTATTGACCGAATCTTTTGCGTCTAAATTAATTGGAAATCTTTTTCTCACACTTAGAACTCGACTTGTCCCCAATCAAAAAACCAAAACCAATCCAATTAAGATCTTCAAAGATCCAAACGAAGCGACAGAATGGTTGCTGGAACACCTTGCAAAATATCAATAA
- the cmk gene encoding (d)CMP kinase, producing METSKITIAVDGFAACGKSTLAKALAKELGYVYVDSGAMYRAVTLYFLDHQIDIQDAMAVDAALDQITIHFENVNGQNQTFLNHVNVEDAIRSMRVSSYVSPVATISAVRKAMVKLQQTMGAKGGIAMDGRDIGTVVFKNAELKLFLTASIEERTRRRLAEWSSKGVLDITKEEVEKNLRTRDHIDSTRADSPLCQADDAIEIDNSLLTPEEQLQFALSLSKEAIEKKSMGLVAS from the coding sequence ATGGAAACTTCTAAAATAACCATTGCTGTCGATGGTTTTGCGGCTTGTGGCAAAAGTACCTTAGCCAAAGCACTCGCTAAAGAATTGGGGTATGTTTATGTTGATTCAGGAGCAATGTATCGTGCTGTTACGCTGTATTTTCTAGACCACCAAATAGATATACAAGATGCAATGGCTGTTGATGCTGCCCTCGATCAAATTACCATTCATTTTGAAAATGTAAATGGTCAAAATCAAACTTTTCTAAATCATGTTAATGTAGAGGATGCCATTCGAAGTATGCGTGTTTCTAGCTACGTAAGCCCTGTTGCTACTATTTCTGCTGTCCGAAAGGCAATGGTTAAATTGCAACAAACAATGGGAGCAAAAGGTGGCATTGCTATGGATGGTCGAGATATTGGGACTGTTGTTTTTAAGAATGCTGAATTGAAGCTTTTTTTAACGGCATCGATAGAAGAACGTACCCGTCGCAGACTTGCTGAATGGTCAAGCAAAGGAGTTCTAGACATCACTAAGGAGGAAGTAGAAAAAAACTTGCGTACTCGTGACCACATCGATTCTACTAGAGCTGATAGCCCTTTATGTCAAGCAGATGATGCTATTGAAATAGACAATAGCCTATTGACACCAGAAGAACAACTTCAGTTTGCGCTTTCCTTATCCAAGGAAGCAATAGAAAAAAAGTCCATGGGATTAGTGGCTAGCTAA
- a CDS encoding DUF7793 family protein has product MEYHTKELTITVRPDDIIEIATNKNFKGEYSIEAVAENLATFEKAVDGKVRATLLHFPDHYVKKEVMKGYANSEISTAATALFAKSFASKLIGNLFLSLRKRLVQSRTIPPTKVFTDKKNAIEWLLKHIEAHKQQQS; this is encoded by the coding sequence ATGGAGTACCATACAAAAGAGCTAACCATTACGGTCAGACCTGATGATATTATAGAAATAGCGACCAATAAAAATTTCAAAGGAGAATACTCAATAGAAGCCGTAGCAGAGAATTTAGCAACCTTTGAAAAAGCAGTTGATGGAAAAGTAAGAGCTACACTGCTCCATTTTCCAGATCATTATGTCAAAAAGGAAGTAATGAAAGGTTATGCTAATTCTGAAATTAGTACCGCAGCTACTGCTTTATTTGCTAAGTCATTTGCTTCTAAACTAATTGGGAATCTTTTTTTATCCCTAAGAAAACGGCTTGTTCAGTCTAGAACAATCCCTCCTACCAAGGTTTTTACAGATAAAAAAAATGCCATAGAATGGTTGTTAAAACATATTGAAGCGCACAAACAGCAACAATCTTAA
- a CDS encoding DNA/RNA non-specific endonuclease: protein MLKHIYWLVFFLASGILSSFAQVTTMELITSLEQEATQLEERQMSLSLELETLRLKKIREDLHHLGLPIVKEGSDNEVVEHSAMVLGYNESHEQANWVAHLVIPAVHKGNLSRTNDFRKDSLVTTGSAEKADYWYSGYDRGHLAPSADFRWSKRAISESYVYSNMAPQRPELNREIWARLESFIRKHVWVQNEQLYVVTGPIFDKQIETITQGPNVISIPKSFYKVVLDLSGQEKKAIAFVMPNELCKQPLVSYATSIDEVEKLTGIDFFPKLEATLAAQLEGNFDFGKWESLKEGEISAKAPLKVNERPKNTLNSLETDLFMNKKACVCGTVVSTRKTKSGLVLFNFDAKFPNHTFSGSVSSSNVKNFSYDPEIEFLGKKLCVTGKITDYKGKSTMSVEHEKKVSFLDDQGKALPR, encoded by the coding sequence ATGTTGAAGCATATCTATTGGTTAGTATTTTTTTTAGCAAGTGGAATACTTAGCTCTTTTGCGCAGGTTACAACAATGGAATTAATCACTTCTTTGGAGCAAGAAGCGACTCAGTTAGAAGAACGACAAATGAGTTTATCGTTAGAGTTAGAGACTTTGCGCCTAAAAAAAATAAGAGAAGACCTGCACCATCTAGGGCTTCCTATTGTCAAAGAAGGTTCGGACAATGAAGTGGTCGAGCATAGTGCTATGGTCTTAGGGTATAACGAAAGTCACGAACAGGCAAATTGGGTGGCTCATCTAGTTATTCCTGCCGTTCACAAGGGAAATTTGTCTAGAACCAATGATTTCCGCAAAGATTCCTTGGTAACAACGGGTTCTGCTGAAAAGGCGGATTATTGGTATAGTGGCTATGATAGAGGGCATTTGGCTCCCTCTGCTGATTTTCGTTGGTCAAAACGTGCCATTAGCGAATCTTATGTCTATTCTAATATGGCACCTCAACGACCTGAACTTAATCGAGAAATTTGGGCTCGTTTAGAAAGCTTTATACGAAAACATGTTTGGGTACAGAATGAGCAACTCTATGTGGTTACAGGTCCCATTTTTGACAAACAAATAGAAACGATTACACAAGGCCCCAATGTAATTTCAATCCCCAAAAGCTTTTACAAAGTAGTATTAGATCTCAGCGGGCAGGAAAAAAAGGCAATTGCATTTGTTATGCCAAACGAATTGTGTAAACAACCTTTGGTTAGCTATGCCACATCGATTGATGAGGTAGAAAAATTAACAGGGATTGATTTTTTTCCTAAGCTAGAAGCTACTTTAGCTGCTCAATTAGAAGGCAATTTTGATTTTGGAAAATGGGAAAGCCTAAAAGAAGGAGAAATTTCGGCAAAAGCTCCCCTAAAGGTAAACGAGCGGCCTAAAAACACCCTCAACTCCTTAGAAACTGATTTGTTTATGAACAAAAAAGCTTGTGTTTGTGGTACGGTAGTTTCTACTCGAAAAACCAAGAGTGGGCTTGTCCTTTTTAACTTCGATGCTAAGTTTCCCAATCATACTTTTTCGGGGTCGGTATCCTCTAGTAATGTCAAAAATTTTAGTTACGATCCAGAAATTGAATTTTTAGGCAAAAAGCTATGTGTTACAGGAAAAATTACGGATTATAAAGGTAAATCAACCATGTCTGTTGAACATGAAAAAAAAGTAAGCTTCTTAGACGACCAAGGTAAAGCCTTACCAAGATAA
- a CDS encoding GlcG/HbpS family heme-binding protein, whose protein sequence is MSITLAQAEKMIAAAQRKSKALDTKMNIAVVDAGANLIAFARMDGAWLGSLDISIKKAKTARFFDMNTGAIGELSQPGGPLYNIEHSNGGLITFPGGIPVKNEAGEVIGAIGVSGSTVENDHAVAEAGTAAL, encoded by the coding sequence ATGTCAATTACTTTAGCGCAAGCAGAGAAAATGATTGCGGCAGCTCAACGAAAATCAAAAGCATTGGACACAAAAATGAATATTGCAGTAGTAGATGCTGGTGCAAACTTAATTGCCTTTGCTCGTATGGACGGAGCTTGGTTAGGTTCTTTGGACATTTCTATTAAAAAGGCAAAAACAGCTCGTTTTTTTGATATGAATACTGGCGCAATTGGAGAATTATCTCAGCCAGGAGGTCCATTGTACAATATTGAGCATTCCAATGGTGGTTTGATTACTTTTCCTGGAGGGATACCTGTCAAAAATGAAGCAGGGGAAGTGATTGGAGCAATTGGAGTTAGTGGAAGTACAGTAGAGAACGATCATGCGGTAGCCGAAGCTGGAACAGCTGCTCTGTAG